The nucleotide window AAACTTTTCGGTTCCTCGAATACTGGCTCTCAAAGAACCAACCATTGAACTATTGATATCTTTTTCAGCCTCTTTTAGTTGGTCATTTAAAGTTTCTAAGTCTAAATCAGCATCTGAAAGATAATAATTCCCATAATAAAACAGCTTTTTGCTCTTATTGTATTCATTAAGTAAACTTGAAAGGCAAGGCGCAAAACTTCCATTTCGTAAATCGAAAATTACAGGCTCATCATCAGGCAAAGAATCTAAAAACTTTATTAATTCGAGATTGTCTGATTCGCAACCAGAAATTCTTCCCCAAACTCTATATTCAAGTGGTTCTGTATTCGTAAGTTTTATTTGCAATCCGTAACTAAAATAATCTTGAATTCTTTCTGTAATGTATAAGCCTTTATAATTGCTTATTGTCTTACTAGTAAGTCGAAAAAACGCATCTAAAACTTTATAATCAATTGTTGATTCTGCATTTCTGATAGGACTTACTGAAGTTAATGAAATAGTGTCATTCCGTTTGTCAATTAGATTAAACCTGAAACCAATTCCGTCTAATACGTCTCTCTGATGTACAACGGAACTATCAAGTCCAATTGCATTAATTTCGTCAAGAAATATTGTTAAATCCTCATTTTCTATTTTATACTCTTTATTGATTAAATTCTTTGAACCTTGAATAAATCCGTCTGTTTTGAAGAGTTTACTATTTTGATGAAGTTCCTTTTTATTTAAATCGATTGAATAAGTAACTGGCGAAAGAAATGCAGGATAAAATTCATATTCAATTTTTTCAATACTCTTTTCCGAATTGCAAGAAAGTATTGACAATAAAAATAAGATGATTAGTAGTCTGTTCAATGTTTGGTTTAAATTATTGCCAACGGTCTTGTATATGGCTCGTAGCGTGTAAATTAGCGATTATTTTCGGATTAAGCACAAGCCGAATTTTTTAATTTTCTTATTACCTTTTCTTTTCAAGAAGCCAAATTAAAAAATTTGGCAGACTTGCAAATATGCCTTAACTTTGATTAAGCGACTGATTAGCAATGAGCTATACACGTTGTTGGCAACTGGCTTTTTCCGTTAATATTCTTGGACTAAAACTTCAGTCGGAATGTGAAGCTTTTCGCTCAATTTTCTAATCATTCCTAAAGTCAATTTTCGTTTTCGATTAAGAATTTCACTTACTCGACTGGTAAATCCAACGACTTCTGCCAAGTCCTTTTGTTTCATACCCATTTGTTCCATACGGAATTTTATCGCCTCAATTGGGTCTGGCATTCCGATTGGGTAATGTTCGTCTTCGTACTTTTCGATTAATATTGAAAGCACTTCCGCTTCGTCTCCTTCTGGTGTATCTATTTCTGCGTGAAATATTTCCTCCAATCTTTTTAAGGCTTCGTTATAATCCTTTTCTGTTTTAATAGCTTTAATTTCCATACTAAATGTTGTTTGCGTCAATTTTGTCATATTCTTTGTGGGTTCCGATGAATCGGATAAAGACCCATTTTCTTGGAAAGTTGATTTCCACAATCAGTCGATATTTATTTCCACAAATGTTGAATACGACACGACTATTTTTTAGAATGCTTGCTGATGCGTACTGCGATTTTATTTCATTCGGACTATTCCAGTCAGCTTTGGTGGCTTCTCGATACCAAACCATTAATTGTTGCTCACTGTCTGGATTCAGTTCCCAAAATTCCCGTAACGTTCTTTTCGCTATTACTCTCAAAGTATTCTTTTGCCACAAATATAGCAAAAAATTACCAAATTGGTAATGTCGATGGTTTTTTTTAGCTTGTTGCCAACGGTTTTGTGTATGGCTCGTTGCGGAAAATCAGCTATGATTTTCCGCCGTAACCGAAAGATAGCAAATTGCAATGAATTCCGATTAGGAATTCAGCCGCAATGAGCTATACACGTTGTTGTAAAACGTTTTTTGCGTTTAAAATTATGATATCAGCTAATCTTTCAGGGCTCACATTGAGACTTGTTAAATCAATTTCCTGAATACCTTTATTAATTGTTCCGACAATAATTTTATGCTCATTTACTCTTGAACTTTTAGCTTTTAAAATTCCGAGGTCAATTATTTCATGCCAGTTCAACTTCTTTCCGTCATATTCAATTGCCGTTTTAGTTATTCTCATTTTGATTTTATGTTCCATAAAAAAGGCTCGATATATGAAAATAGGAATGATTATTAGGAAAACACCAAAACCCATTAAAACACCATCATCTAAAGTTGAGTTTACAATATCATTATAGTTTACAAAGAAAATATATACAACTGCGAATAACATTAAAACCAAAACAGCCTTATCATATGCAACATTATTTTTAAAAGTCAGATTATGAGTTTTTTCGACTGATTTATATTTTGGATTTCTGCTTTTTGATGGTCTTGTGAATATTCCATCATTTAAGCCTAAAACTTTTTCAACACCATTTGCCATATATTTATCGTCAATTTGGTTCTTTACCTTGACTCTAATTTGTTCCAATTCAGATGAGTCTAAATCGAATGTTGGACAGTGTTCATTAAAATCAGCTATATCATTGGTAAGAGAGCATATCAATCCCTTATGAAAATCTTTTTTTCGATTATTGCAAACTTTACAAAATGTAAGATGATATTCTCTGTTCACTTGATTTGGTCAAAATGTTTTACAACGGTCTTGTATAACCGTCAGTTACGGGTTAAATTAGCGATTATTTTCGGTTTAGCACAGGCTTTAGCAATTCCGAGTGGATTCGGACGTAGTCGAATCCGCCGTAATTGCGGTTATACATTGTTGGCAAATCGTTTTTTATTTTCATAATATTTTAATTCCGATAAATAGAGTAGCAACAATTATAATCAAAAGTCCAAACGAAAATAATTTGTCAGAATCTTTTACGTGAGGATTTTTTGCTCCAAGTCCATCATTTATTTCGTCCGAATATCTCAAAAAGAGAATAAAGTCTCTTTTATGGATGTTTTCACTAATCTTTTTAAAAAGTCGGTCAAAAATCCAATAAACTATTGGAACACAAAATCCGAAGTACATAACCTTATCATTTCTAAATTCAGATTTTGAGTATAAAAATCCAAATATCCTGAATGCTAAAAGTCCGACACAAATCAGCCACACTTTTTTTTCGTTCATCCATTTCTTTTTTCTTGTGTAAAGTATAAAGAAACTAACTCCTAGTGCAATTCCAATTCCAATTATGCTATTATCCAATTCAGTTTATTTTTCTTTTCCGTTAAGTTGCTCTTAAATGTTTGCCAACGGTCTCGGCTATGAGTAGTTGCGTGGGTTAGCGATTAACTTTGCAAGTACACACCAAACTGAAAATCCGCGAGGATTTTCAGAAGTAGGCGAGAACAAGCAATTGCTTATAGCCATTGTTGTACAGCGTTATTTTTTTCTAATTCTAATTTCAATATTCTTTTCAGAGTATTTATTTTGATTTTCTCTAATTTCTTTTGTAATCTTCTCAATTATAGAAGAACCTTTTTTTTCATATTCTTTTTGCTGTTGGTCATTTAACAAAATATTCAATTCGAAAAGTCCAACTCCGCCAGATAGCACAGATAAAAGTAAATTTCCGTTTACTTCATAAAGTACATAATTCCAATCACTTTTTTCTAATTCAGTTAGTTGGTAGTCCCAAAGTTTTTCTTTTTCAATGTCTTTAGGTTTGTTATTTCCATAAGCAACAGAAACCCTTAACGTGTTGTTATTAAAATTCCAATTTTTTAATAGATACTTCGCACAATAATTTGTTGTCGTCC belongs to Winogradskyella sp. J14-2 and includes:
- a CDS encoding type II toxin-antitoxin system HigB family toxin, whose product is MRVIAKRTLREFWELNPDSEQQLMVWYREATKADWNSPNEIKSQYASASILKNSRVVFNICGNKYRLIVEINFPRKWVFIRFIGTHKEYDKIDANNI
- a CDS encoding type II toxin-antitoxin system HigA family antitoxin; translated protein: MEIKAIKTEKDYNEALKRLEEIFHAEIDTPEGDEAEVLSILIEKYEDEHYPIGMPDPIEAIKFRMEQMGMKQKDLAEVVGFTSRVSEILNRKRKLTLGMIRKLSEKLHIPTEVLVQEY